From the genome of Candidatus Methylopumilus rimovensis, one region includes:
- a CDS encoding symmetrical bis(5'-nucleosyl)-tetraphosphatase, with protein MAIYAIGDIQGCYYSFLDLLKKIKFKRGRDQLWLVGDLINRGKGSLEILRWCYKNKSSVTAVLGNHDLHALAIKYKVIESDDEDTLSTLLKAKDSDLLFKWLRSLPLAHYEKKHLMVHAGVMPQWTIKNTLKFSKEVSTQLRSKKYKEFLSSMYGNKPDKWSSTLNKNDKARIVINATTRLRALNSDGAIDFTYKGELKNMPKKLKAWFDFPKRKTKDNPIIFGHWSALGLVTRGDVFAIDTGCVWGRTLTALRLDDKSVFSVKTNSKDI; from the coding sequence ATGGCAATTTACGCAATTGGTGATATTCAAGGTTGCTATTATTCTTTTCTAGATCTACTAAAAAAAATTAAATTTAAACGCGGCAGAGATCAGCTTTGGCTCGTTGGTGATTTAATTAATCGTGGTAAGGGATCATTAGAAATTTTAAGATGGTGCTATAAAAATAAATCCTCAGTGACTGCCGTATTAGGCAATCATGATCTTCATGCATTAGCTATCAAATATAAAGTCATTGAGTCAGACGATGAAGATACTTTGTCTACCCTTCTTAAAGCAAAAGATTCAGATTTACTTTTTAAATGGTTAAGATCCCTACCTTTAGCACATTATGAAAAAAAACACTTAATGGTTCATGCAGGTGTAATGCCTCAATGGACTATTAAGAATACTCTCAAATTCTCAAAAGAAGTAAGCACGCAACTCCGTAGTAAAAAATATAAAGAATTTTTATCTTCCATGTATGGTAATAAGCCAGATAAATGGTCGAGCACTTTAAATAAAAATGATAAAGCTAGAATCGTTATTAATGCGACAACGAGACTAAGGGCTTTAAATTCAGACGGAGCTATTGATTTTACTTACAAGGGGGAGCTAAAAAACATGCCCAAAAAATTAAAAGCTTGGTTTGATTTTCCTAAACGAAAAACTAAGGACAATCCGATTATTTTCGGCCATTGGTCAGCTCTTGGTCTTGTGACAAGAGGAGATGTTTTTGCAATTGATACAGGATGTGTTTGGGGTAGAACTTTAACAGCCTTAAGACTTGATGACAAATCAGTATTCTCAGTAAAAACCAACTCAAAAGATATTTAG
- a CDS encoding c-type cytochrome, which yields MNLEKEQNVLYELMAIIVGAIVGGILFILFLTYDFKSDTSSNVMVESKVKENIQPVAQVELAKPIQEGSASGGKSGEEVYKAVCLMCHQAGMLNAPKLGDVQAWAPRIAQGYEVLVQHAIKGIRSMPAKGGNASLSDNEVASAVLYMSNSSGANFKK from the coding sequence ATGAATTTAGAAAAAGAACAAAATGTGTTATATGAATTAATGGCAATTATTGTTGGAGCAATTGTAGGCGGCATTTTATTCATTTTATTCTTAACCTATGATTTTAAGAGCGATACTAGCTCTAATGTTATGGTAGAAAGTAAAGTTAAAGAAAATATTCAGCCAGTGGCGCAGGTAGAGTTAGCTAAGCCTATTCAAGAAGGATCAGCTTCGGGGGGGAAATCAGGAGAAGAAGTCTACAAAGCTGTTTGTTTAATGTGCCATCAAGCTGGTATGTTAAATGCCCCAAAACTTGGTGATGTGCAAGCTTGGGCTCCAAGAATAGCTCAAGGCTATGAAGTGCTTGTTCAGCATGCCATTAAAGGAATTCGCTCTATGCCAGCAAAAGGAGGCAATGCATCTTTGTCTGACAATGAAGTTGCTAGTGCGGTCTTATATATGTCGAATTCATCAGGCGCTAACTTTAAAAAATAA
- the cyoE gene encoding heme o synthase: protein MLSGIPKKNIFNLKTNLKNFLVLCKLRVNSLIVFTAVIGMFLATPGMVPFNLLLSSILGIGFVSCAAAAFNCLIEQKIDAIMARTKGRPIGTGQLSSKQTIIYATILGGVGLLILYYYVNALTMWLTLATFFSYSVIYTIFLKPATPMNIVIGGASGAMPPILGWAAVNNTVGPEALVLFLIIFCWTPPHFWALALYRRNDYAKVGIPMLPVTHGESFTLLQIVLYTIILIIVTMSPFSLGMSGLIYLICATILNAFFLYYVIMLYKNYSDRLSMKTFRYSIIYLSLIFSAMLIDHYFKFTLY, encoded by the coding sequence ATGCTTAGTGGCATCCCTAAAAAAAATATTTTTAATCTTAAAACTAACTTAAAGAATTTTTTAGTTCTCTGCAAGTTACGAGTTAATTCTCTTATTGTTTTTACTGCCGTGATTGGAATGTTTTTAGCTACTCCAGGAATGGTGCCATTTAATCTACTCTTAAGTTCTATTCTTGGTATTGGTTTTGTTTCCTGCGCAGCAGCAGCTTTTAATTGTTTAATTGAGCAAAAAATAGATGCCATAATGGCAAGGACAAAAGGGAGGCCTATAGGAACAGGACAATTGTCATCTAAACAAACTATAATCTATGCAACTATTTTGGGCGGTGTTGGGTTACTTATTCTCTATTATTATGTGAATGCATTAACGATGTGGCTTACTCTCGCAACTTTCTTTTCTTATTCTGTTATTTACACAATTTTTCTTAAGCCTGCTACGCCAATGAATATTGTGATTGGCGGAGCTTCTGGCGCTATGCCTCCAATTTTAGGATGGGCAGCTGTTAATAATACTGTTGGGCCGGAGGCGTTAGTATTGTTTTTAATTATTTTCTGCTGGACCCCTCCTCACTTTTGGGCGCTAGCGCTTTATCGCAGAAATGATTATGCAAAGGTTGGTATACCAATGTTGCCTGTCACACATGGTGAGTCTTTTACATTGCTTCAAATAGTTCTCTATACAATTATTTTGATTATCGTAACTATGTCGCCATTCAGCCTTGGTATGAGCGGACTTATTTATTTAATTTGCGCCACAATTCTTAATGCTTTCTTCTTGTACTATGTAATTATGCTATATAAAAATTACTCAGATAGGTTGTCTATGAAAACATTTAGGTACTCTATAATTTATTTAAGCCTAATTTTTTCTGCGATGTTAATTGATCATTATTTTAAATTTACTCTTTATTAA